One window of the Lactococcus lactis genome contains the following:
- the pstA gene encoding phosphate ABC transporter permease PstA: protein MNAKRSDKIATGVLYVLSGIIVLILAFLLAYILIKGLPVIFKDPKFIITASNPLTGGGIAVQLFNSVYLLIVTLIISVPLSLGAGIYLSEYANQKHWLTGVVRSAIEVLSSLPSIVVGLFGMLIFVLQFGLGFSVLSGALALTVFNLPLMTRNVEESLRAIPTSQREGGLALGMSRWETATQVILPAAVPGIITGVILSSGRVFGEAAALIYTAGQTNLPINWANWNPMSLTSPLSLFRPAETLAVHIWALNTEGTISTAQQISAGASAVLIIFVLLFNLGARFLGNRIHKKLTSSN from the coding sequence ATGAACGCTAAACGCTCTGACAAGATTGCCACTGGTGTCCTTTACGTCCTTTCTGGCATCATTGTCCTTATCCTCGCTTTTTTACTGGCTTATATTTTAATTAAAGGTTTGCCAGTTATCTTTAAAGATCCTAAATTTATCATCACCGCGTCAAATCCATTGACAGGTGGTGGGATTGCAGTCCAACTTTTTAACTCTGTTTATCTTTTGATTGTCACTTTGATTATTTCTGTTCCTTTATCACTTGGCGCAGGAATTTATCTGTCTGAGTATGCGAATCAAAAACATTGGTTAACTGGTGTTGTTCGCTCAGCTATTGAAGTTTTATCTTCACTTCCTTCAATCGTTGTTGGACTTTTCGGGATGTTAATTTTTGTATTACAATTTGGTCTTGGATTCTCAGTTTTATCAGGTGCCTTGGCACTGACTGTGTTCAACTTACCATTGATGACTCGGAATGTTGAAGAATCACTTCGAGCAATTCCAACTTCACAACGTGAGGGTGGTTTGGCACTCGGAATGTCACGTTGGGAAACGGCAACACAAGTCATTTTACCAGCTGCTGTGCCCGGAATCATTACTGGGGTTATCTTATCTTCAGGACGCGTTTTTGGTGAAGCTGCGGCTTTGATTTACACTGCTGGACAAACGAACTTACCAATTAACTGGGCAAACTGGAATCCGATGAGCTTGACTTCGCCACTCTCACTTTTCAGACCAGCTGAAACTTTGGCTGTTCATATCTGGGCACTTAATACCGAAGGAACGATTTCAACAGCACAACAAATTTCTGCAGGAGCTTCAGCAGTATTGATTATCTTTGTTCTCCTCTTTAACTTGGGGGCACGTTTCCTTGGAAATCGAATTCACAAGAAGTTAACATCTTCTAACTAA
- the pstB gene encoding phosphate ABC transporter ATP-binding protein PstB, which yields MATTYDWSQRKIMVPEKEEIALSTNDLRVFYNGTKEAIHGVTMSFPKNEITALIGPSGSGKSTYLRALNRMNDTIDGARVTGEINYEGVNINENKVNVFEVRKQIGMVFQRPNPFPKSIYENIAFIHRRDGVRDRKKLDEIVETSLKQAALWDQVKDNLNQSALAMSGGQAQRLCIARALSVKPEIILMDEPASALDPISTMQIEETMMELKENYTIIIVTHNMAQASRASDNTAFFYSGDLIEYDKTSTIFTQPSLQSTEDYVSGHFG from the coding sequence ATGGCAACAACATATGACTGGTCTCAGCGCAAAATTATGGTGCCTGAGAAAGAAGAAATTGCATTATCAACAAATGATTTGCGTGTTTTCTATAACGGAACAAAAGAAGCAATCCATGGCGTGACAATGTCTTTTCCTAAAAATGAAATCACAGCACTTATTGGCCCTTCAGGTTCTGGTAAATCAACCTATTTACGTGCTTTGAATCGCATGAATGACACGATTGATGGCGCTCGGGTGACTGGCGAAATCAATTATGAAGGGGTCAATATTAACGAAAATAAAGTGAATGTTTTTGAAGTTCGTAAGCAAATTGGGATGGTTTTCCAAAGACCTAATCCATTTCCAAAATCAATTTATGAAAATATTGCCTTCATTCATCGTCGTGATGGCGTGAGAGACAGGAAAAAACTGGATGAGATTGTTGAAACTTCATTGAAGCAAGCTGCTTTGTGGGATCAAGTAAAAGATAATCTTAATCAATCAGCACTTGCCATGTCCGGTGGACAAGCACAGCGCTTATGTATTGCAAGAGCATTGTCAGTAAAACCAGAAATTATTTTGATGGATGAACCAGCGTCAGCTCTTGACCCAATTTCAACAATGCAAATTGAAGAAACAATGATGGAACTTAAAGAAAATTATACGATTATCATTGTGACTCACAATATGGCTCAGGCTTCTCGGGCCTCTGACAATACAGCTTTCTTCTATTCAGGAGATTTGATTGAGTATGATAAAACAAGCACAATTTTTACTCAACCTAGTTTGCAATCAACAGAAGATTATGTCTCTGGTCACTTTGGTTAA
- the pstB gene encoding phosphate ABC transporter ATP-binding protein PstB, whose protein sequence is MEKEAVLTVSDLSLYYSKKKALNTINMTFYKNEITALIGPSGCGKSTLLRSINRMNDLIPTVTITGAIDYKGKNIYSPKVDTVDLRKEIGMVFQQPNPFPFSIYENVVYGLRLKGVKDKALLDEVVENSLKAANIWDEVKDILHSSALGLSGGQQQRVCIARVLAVNPEIILMDEPTSALDPISAARVEETMLELKKDYTIAIVTHSMQQASRISDRTAFMLDGNLIEYNDTKSIFLNPEKQETSDYISGKFG, encoded by the coding sequence ATGGAAAAAGAAGCAGTTTTAACCGTCAGCGACTTATCGCTTTATTACAGCAAGAAAAAAGCGTTGAATACGATAAACATGACATTCTACAAGAATGAAATTACAGCGCTCATTGGTCCCTCAGGATGTGGAAAATCAACGCTTTTACGTTCAATCAATCGAATGAATGATTTGATTCCAACAGTAACAATTACTGGAGCCATTGATTATAAAGGTAAAAATATTTACAGTCCTAAAGTTGATACTGTGGATTTACGTAAAGAAATTGGCATGGTTTTCCAACAACCCAATCCTTTTCCATTTTCAATTTATGAAAATGTGGTTTATGGATTGCGTTTAAAAGGAGTGAAAGATAAGGCACTCCTTGATGAAGTGGTGGAAAACTCACTCAAAGCAGCAAATATTTGGGATGAAGTTAAGGATATTTTGCACAGTTCAGCACTTGGACTTTCAGGTGGGCAACAACAAAGGGTTTGTATCGCACGTGTCCTTGCTGTCAATCCCGAAATTATCCTAATGGACGAACCAACATCAGCCCTTGACCCAATTTCAGCGGCTCGTGTCGAAGAAACCATGCTTGAACTTAAAAAAGATTATACAATCGCGATTGTTACACATAGTATGCAACAAGCATCACGAATTTCAGACCGTACCGCCTTTATGTTAGACGGAAATCTGATTGAGTATAATGATACGAAAAGTATTTTCTTAAATCCAGAAAAACAAGAAACTTCTGATTATATTTCTGGTAAATTTGGATAA
- the phoU gene encoding phosphate signaling complex protein PhoU: MLRTQFEEDLNKLHNQFYSMGTQVSAQLNKAVRAFVSHDRDLAEQVIEGDHAINDQEKSLENQSLEMIALQQPVSSDLRTIITVLKASSDLERMGDHVASIAKATISLKGEERIHVVEEDISLLGEKVKSIVDASLNAYIQGNDKRAHEIAEQQYVIKSMSHEIQEKILDGMKENSETVTTGKEYLLTLVYLERITGYAVNLCEWIVYLNSGNIIEL, from the coding sequence ATGTTGCGTACACAATTTGAAGAAGATCTTAATAAACTTCATAATCAATTTTACTCAATGGGCACGCAAGTTTCTGCTCAATTGAATAAGGCCGTTCGTGCCTTTGTTAGCCATGATCGTGATTTGGCTGAACAAGTCATTGAAGGCGACCATGCCATTAATGACCAAGAAAAAAGTCTTGAAAATCAATCATTAGAAATGATTGCACTTCAACAACCGGTTTCTAGCGATTTAAGAACAATCATCACCGTTCTAAAAGCATCATCTGACCTTGAGAGAATGGGTGACCACGTTGCATCTATTGCTAAGGCAACCATTTCACTTAAAGGTGAAGAAAGAATTCACGTGGTTGAAGAAGATATTAGCTTACTCGGTGAAAAAGTTAAATCTATCGTTGATGCTTCACTCAATGCTTATATTCAAGGCAATGATAAACGGGCTCATGAAATTGCTGAACAACAATATGTCATCAAAAGTATGAGTCATGAAATTCAAGAAAAAATTCTTGACGGAATGAAAGAAAACTCTGAAACAGTAACAACAGGTAAAGAATACTTGTTGACACTGGTTTACTTAGAACGAATTACCGGTTATGCGGTCAATCTCTGTGAGTGGATTGTTTACTTGAATTCTGGAAACATTATTGAACTGTAA